Proteins found in one Nerophis lumbriciformis linkage group LG27, RoL_Nlum_v2.1, whole genome shotgun sequence genomic segment:
- the LOC133570205 gene encoding uncharacterized protein — MLAFGPSFFTLGVALFLLTDAQTLPSVSPEPGRQTTTTDGTARENSSITEMSTTAKYNSSNTSSTSMGYANTTTTIITWTQLTSDGPDTTRTTVTTTKMKDQKDKRTTAKPFMKKTYDSTGIIVLVLIIIIAIGFSLACCFVRRRQRRYSVDFHSRPDEANVPLSTVEPEAPVDSASHNGLQTFQSDRKGAKDVGEEQEEPDGHKTEAVDSQQQQADSASTTPPADDSENKPADDSENKPKDDVDAEKGLRTPEEPAEDHVTDRSLDGTPKATNENNSNNTPNSQLSSFFWEVSLDSQL; from the exons ATGCTAGCGTTTGGTCCGTCATTCTTCACCCTGG GCGTCGCTTTGTTTTTGCTCACGGACGCGCAAACGCTTCCCAGCGTTTCACCTGAACCAGGGCGGCAAACCACCACCACGGATGGAACGGCGCGGGAAAACAGTTCCATCACTGAAATGtccaccactgcaaagtacaacaGCAGCAACACGAGCAGTACTAGCATGGGCTATGCTAACACCACCACAACCATCATTACCTGGACTCAACTAACTA GTGATGGCCCTGATACCACGAGGACTACAGTCACCACCACAAAAATGAAAGACCAGAAAGACAAAC GTACCACAGCAAAGCCTTTTATGAAGAAAACTTATGACAGCACTG GCATCATTGTTCTGGTTTTGATCATCATCATCGCCATCGGATTCTCCCTGGCTTGCTGCTTTGTGAGGAGACGACAAAGG CGTTATTCTGTGGACTTCCACTCAAGGCCCGATGAAGCTAACGTCCCCCTCAGTACTGTGGAGCCTGAAGCACCTGTTGATAGTGCGTCACATAACG GTTTGCAAACCTTCCAAAGCGACAGGAAAGGTGCCAAAGACGTAGGGGAAGAACAAGAGGAGCCGGATGGGCACAAAA CTGAAGCAGTGGACAGTCAGCAGCAGCAGGCCGACTCTGCATCTACGACTCCACCTGCAGACGACTCGGAGAACAAACCCGCAGACGACTCGGAGAACAAACCCAAAGACGACGTTGACGCCGAGAAAGGTCTTCGGACACCTGAGGAGCCGGCAGAAGACCACGTCACCGACCGAAGCTTAGACGGAACTCCAAAGGCGACCAATGAGAACAACAGCAACAATACTC